One genomic region from Bacteroidales bacterium WCE2008 encodes:
- a CDS encoding Predicted protein: MKKVLLAFALVAMIACGGSDDYHAELPSPYPEEIQEPDPNPDPNPSDPADITPGDDWTKTEVSEGLVLWSFSGKSPITGTNQIIDVADVDMNNPRYSFHVKFHNPDSVSNIFKSTGAVVATNAGYGPVSVFIKDHGIVKSEIDLSMNADKSDYEYAWCNDGGVYGAADGTVTIEHTRIGRNLKEFSEYNLGRKDLNIVTSAPMLIDDYEAVGYKLDQHASTKHKEYIELQEQVNPRTAIAKTKGNHLLFVVVNGRLTGKADGMTIAQLTKLLVETFNPQYALNMDGGGSSTLCVKGLGDPVTNVVNYPVSSNKRFDHTGQRLRRTTFYIMDSGK; this comes from the coding sequence ATGAAAAAAGTATTATTGGCTTTTGCTCTCGTCGCGATGATAGCATGCGGCGGAAGCGATGATTACCATGCAGAACTGCCTTCCCCGTACCCGGAAGAGATTCAGGAGCCGGATCCGAATCCAGATCCGAACCCTTCTGATCCCGCAGATATCACTCCGGGTGACGATTGGACAAAAACCGAGGTTTCCGAAGGCCTTGTACTCTGGAGTTTCAGTGGTAAAAGTCCTATTACAGGCACGAATCAGATTATAGACGTAGCTGATGTCGATATGAACAATCCTCGCTACAGTTTCCATGTCAAATTCCACAATCCCGATTCAGTTTCCAACATTTTCAAATCCACAGGAGCTGTCGTAGCTACTAATGCCGGCTATGGCCCGGTTTCAGTATTTATCAAGGACCATGGAATCGTCAAGTCTGAGATCGATCTCTCGATGAACGCTGATAAATCCGATTATGAGTATGCGTGGTGCAATGATGGCGGAGTCTATGGCGCCGCCGACGGAACAGTCACCATCGAGCATACCAGAATAGGCCGTAATCTCAAGGAATTCAGCGAGTACAACCTTGGACGAAAAGATCTCAATATCGTTACCAGCGCTCCAATGCTGATTGATGATTACGAGGCTGTAGGTTATAAACTCGATCAGCATGCATCTACTAAACATAAAGAATATATAGAACTGCAGGAGCAGGTCAATCCGCGTACTGCCATAGCTAAGACTAAGGGTAACCACCTCCTTTTCGTGGTGGTGAACGGACGTCTCACCGGAAAGGCGGACGGTATGACCATCGCTCAGCTTACAAAGCTTCTTGTGGAGACTTTCAATCCTCAGTACGCACTCAATATGGATGGCGGCGGTTCCTCGACTCTTTGCGTAAAGGGCCTTGGCGACCCTGTCACCAACGTAGTCAATTATCCGGTAAGCAGCAACAAGCGTTTTGACCATACCGGTCAGAGATTACGCCGTACCACTTTCTATATAATGGACTCCGGGAAATAA
- a CDS encoding Ala-tRNA(Pro) deacylase, producing the protein MFISEIKNYSPEEFSSETKRAIFGKLDALGIPFSRVDTGDGTTMEACIPIGEALGAPVVKTVFLTNRQQNKFWLYVTSGDKPFVTRDFCGALGIPRVSFAPEELLLSVLGTPHGATTVLSLVNDKDGKVQLVMDKAIADSESFSCTDGTPFGFIRLETRDLSGRFLPSTGHEAIII; encoded by the coding sequence ATGTTTATTTCAGAAATAAAAAATTATAGTCCGGAAGAATTCTCCTCCGAAACAAAGCGTGCAATCTTCGGAAAACTTGACGCACTCGGTATCCCATTCAGCAGAGTCGACACCGGAGACGGAACTACAATGGAGGCATGTATCCCCATCGGAGAAGCCCTTGGCGCCCCTGTCGTAAAGACAGTCTTCCTTACCAACAGACAGCAGAACAAGTTCTGGCTATATGTCACGAGCGGGGACAAACCGTTCGTGACAAGGGATTTTTGCGGGGCCCTGGGCATTCCGCGGGTATCTTTCGCCCCGGAAGAATTACTTCTCTCAGTACTCGGTACTCCCCATGGAGCGACGACAGTTCTCAGCCTGGTCAACGACAAGGACGGCAAGGTCCAGCTTGTAATGGACAAAGCCATAGCAGATTCAGAGAGTTTCTCCTGTACTGACGGGACTCCGTTCGGTTTCATCCGCCTCGAAACAAGGGACCTTTCAGGACGTTTCCTTCCTTCAACAGGCCACGAAGCTATAATTATTTGA